In the genome of Curtobacterium sp. MCLR17_036, the window GACCCTCTTTCCGTTCGATGCAGGACGGGCACGCCGTCAGCCTACCGTTCGTCCTCGTCGGCTCCGGACGAGACCGCAACGGACGAGCCCGCACCGGGCGAGACCGGACCGGACGAGACCGCACCGGACGAGACCGCACCGGCGGGCGCCGCACCCGAGGCCGCCTCGGCCGCCGCCACCTTCCGCGCCTGCGCTGCCGACTGCCGAGCCACCTTGCGGAGCTTCTTGTCGCTCGTCGCCCGCTCGCCCACGGCACCGGGGGTCCAGGCCTCGACGTCCTCGTCCGAGAACTCGGCCTTGCCCGCGCGGCGCTTCAGGTTCGGCAGCACGGTGCCGTCCGCCAGGCGACGCGCCGTGACGAGGAAGCCGGTGTGCCCGACCATCCGGTGGTCCGGCCGGACCGCGAGGCCCTCGACGTGCCAGGTGCGCACCAGGGTCTCGCTCGGCATCGGGTCGGTGAAGCGGCCGGTGTCGCGCAGGGCCTCGGCCGTGCGCGACAGCTGGGTGACGGTCGCGACGTAGCAGACGATGAGGCCACCGGGCACGAGGGCGTCCGCAGCGGCGTCGACGCACTCCCACGGCGCGAGCATGTCGAGCACGACGCGGTCGACGCTCTGCTCCTCGACGGCGTCGGGCAGCTCCTCGACGAGGTCGCCGACGGTCACCGACCAGTTGTCCGGCACGGCACCCAGGAAGGTGCCGACGTTGCCCTTCGCGATCGCTGCGAACTCCTCGCGGCGCTCGAACGACTGCAGCCGACCGGTCGGGCCGATCGCCCGGAGCAGGAACAACGACAGGGCGCCGGAACCGACACCGGCCTCGACCACGCGGGCGCCGGGGAAGACGTCCGCGAAGGCCACGATCTGCGCTGCGTCCTTCGGGTAGACGATCGCGGCGCCGCGCGGCATCGACATGACGTAGTCGTTGAGCAGCGGCCGCAGCGCCAGGTACTCGTCGCCGGTGCTCGCCCGGATGACGGAGCCGTCGGGCTGCCCGATGACGTCGTCGTGCCGGAGCACGCCGCGGTGCGTGTGGTACTCCCCCGCGGTCTCGAGCGACAGCGTCGTGAGCTTGCCCTTCGGACCGGTCAGCTGGACGCGGTCGCCGGCGCGGAACGGGCCGCGCGGCGGGGTGTGCGGGGCGCCGCCCGCGGTGTGCGGGAGCGCTGCGGTCGGGTCGGTGGCCGGACGGGAGGCTCGGCTCGCGTCCGCCTCGTCGCGTGCGTCGTCGGCGTGGCTCATCGGGCGACCTCCTCGGTGTCCGCAGCGTGCGCCGGGTCCGGCACCGCGCCTCCCGGGATCCCGCCCCGTGCGGTCAGGGCCGGCGTCGTCAACTCGACCAGACGGTCGACGTCGACCCCGGCCAATGTGGTGAGGTGCACGTCGCCGCCGCCGATCTCGGACAGCGGGACGATGTGCTCGACGGCCACCGTGACGGCGCCGGAGGCGACGGCCGAGGCGACGCCGGTGGCGGAGTCCTCGATCGCGACGCACGCGGTCGGCTCGACGCCGAGCTGCGCGGCGGCGGACAGGTAGGCGTCCGGGTGGGGCTTCGGGCGGTCGACGTCGTCGCCAGCGACCACGACCCGGAAGCCGCGCTCGCCCAGGGCCTCTGCCGTGACGAGGGCCATCTTGCGGCGGGACATCGTGACGAGCGCGGTGGGGATGCCGCGGGCGTGCAGCTCCTCGACGAGTTCACGGGCACCCGGGCGCCACGGCAGCTCGCCGTCGCGCAGGCGCTCCATCACGTAGTCGGTCATCCACTCGACGATCTCCTCGACCTCCATGTCGACGCCCTTGTCGCGCAGGATCTCGCCGGAGCGTTCGAGACCGCTGCCGACCAGTGCGAGGCCCTCGGCGTGGGTCCACTCGACGCCGTAGCGCCCGGTGAGCTCGACCTGGGACCGCTGCCAGATCGGCTCGGTGTCGACGATCGTGCCGTCCATGTCCCACAGGACGGCTGCGGGCAGGACGGGGGCAGGAGGATGCTCAGTCACGGGCGACGAGTCTACCGGGGGCGTTCCGCTGGGCGCGGACGCGAACGGCCGGGCGGGACGCCTGGGCCTACAGTGGATGCCTGAATCGTGTCCGGCCGGGAGCGCCCGTCGCCCCGCCCCGCTCCGCGCCACCACCAGGAGGTCCGCTCCGTGCCACAGCACTCTCCCTTCAGCGACGGTCGGCTGCTCGTCGTCGCCTTCGAGGGCTGGAACGACGCCGGCGAGGCCGCGAGCGGACTCGCCCGACGCATCGTCGAGTCGCTCGAGCTCGACGAGCTGCGTGAACTCGACGGCGAGCGGTACGTCGACTACCAGTTCAACCGGCCGACCGTCGGTCCCGACGAGAACGGCGACCGCGGCGTCCAGTGGCCGCGCATCGTGCTGCACGGCCCCGGCGCCGAGGGCCGCCCCGTGATCGGTGCGACCGGCTCCCCCACCGACCGCGACGTCTTCGTGCTCGTCGGCCCGGAGCCCTCGCGCACCTGGCGCGGCTTCTGCGCCGAGATCATCGACCTGGCCGACGTGTACTCGATCGACGCCGTGGTCTTCGTCGGCGCGATGCTCGCCGACGTCCCGCACACCCGCCCGATCTCGGTGTTCGTGTCGAGCGAGGACGCCGGCGTCCGCGCCGCCTTCGACGTCGACCGCTCGTCGTACGAGGGCCCGACCGGCATCCTCGGGGTCCTCGCCGACGCGATGGACAAGGCCGGGCTCACCACCCTGTCCCTCTGGGCGTCGGTGCCGCACTACGTACACAACTCCCCCTCGCCCAAGGCGACGCTCTCGCTGCTCGACAAGATCGAGGAGCTCACCGACGTCACCGTGCCGCGCGGGTCCCTGCTCGACGACGCGACGGAGTGGGAGGAGGGCATCGACGCCCTCGCCGCCGACGACGAGGACATGGCGTCCTACATCGGGCAGCTCGAGCAGGCGCGGGACACCGTCGACTCGCCCGAGGCCTCCGGCGACGCCATCGCGCAGGAGTTCGAGCAGTACCTCCGTCGGCGCGAGCGCAAGGACGGCAAGGACGGCGGCACCGCCGGCGGCGAGGGCCCCTGGCGCCCGCCGCAGCCCCCGCAGTAGGGCGAGGGGCAGCTGCCGGGTGCGCTGAGGTCGCACTTCGGCCCACGTCCGGCCGCGTCATCCGGGCCGAAGTGCGATCTCACCGGTGCCGGCGGCGCGCCGTCCGGTGCTGGCGATTGCCGAGGTCGCACGAACTGCCGCGTGCAGCGCCGGCGGGCGGCACCTTGCGCGACCTCGGTGGCACGCGTGCGGCGCGTCGTGCCCACTCGGCGGGCGGGACGTGCCCGGCGGTGCGACCCGGGCCTCCCGCCCGGAGCTCGCTCGGCGCGCGGGCGCCGGCGGGCGCCGAGGTCGCACGAACTGTCGCGTGCGGCACCTCCACGCGCGCCGGCATGCGCCGAGGTGGCACGTACTGTCGCGTGCGGCGCTGGCGGGCGACACTTCGCGCGATCTCGGCGATACGCACGCGGCGCGTCGTGACCACTCGGCGGACGGGAGGCGCCCGACGGGGAGGCGACACGGGCCTCCCGTCCGACGCTCGGCGCGCACTGACTCGCGCACCGGCTCCGTGCACGGCGCCTCCACGCACGCTGGCGACCGCCGAGGTCGCACGAACTGTCGCGTGCGGCGCCGGCGGGCGACACCTTGCGCGACCTCGGCGACCTGCACGCGGCGCGTCGAGACCACTCGGCGGGAACGAGCCGGACGGACCGACGGAGCTGGACACCTGGCGGACGAGACGCGCGCGGCGGAGCCGCCCCGGGCCT includes:
- a CDS encoding PAC2 family protein; the protein is MPQHSPFSDGRLLVVAFEGWNDAGEAASGLARRIVESLELDELRELDGERYVDYQFNRPTVGPDENGDRGVQWPRIVLHGPGAEGRPVIGATGSPTDRDVFVLVGPEPSRTWRGFCAEIIDLADVYSIDAVVFVGAMLADVPHTRPISVFVSSEDAGVRAAFDVDRSSYEGPTGILGVLADAMDKAGLTTLSLWASVPHYVHNSPSPKATLSLLDKIEELTDVTVPRGSLLDDATEWEEGIDALAADDEDMASYIGQLEQARDTVDSPEASGDAIAQEFEQYLRRRERKDGKDGGTAGGEGPWRPPQPPQ
- a CDS encoding HAD family phosphatase — protein: MTEHPPAPVLPAAVLWDMDGTIVDTEPIWQRSQVELTGRYGVEWTHAEGLALVGSGLERSGEILRDKGVDMEVEEIVEWMTDYVMERLRDGELPWRPGARELVEELHARGIPTALVTMSRRKMALVTAEALGERGFRVVVAGDDVDRPKPHPDAYLSAAAQLGVEPTACVAIEDSATGVASAVASGAVTVAVEHIVPLSEIGGGDVHLTTLAGVDVDRLVELTTPALTARGGIPGGAVPDPAHAADTEEVAR
- a CDS encoding tRNA (adenine-N1)-methyltransferase, which codes for MSHADDARDEADASRASRPATDPTAALPHTAGGAPHTPPRGPFRAGDRVQLTGPKGKLTTLSLETAGEYHTHRGVLRHDDVIGQPDGSVIRASTGDEYLALRPLLNDYVMSMPRGAAIVYPKDAAQIVAFADVFPGARVVEAGVGSGALSLFLLRAIGPTGRLQSFERREEFAAIAKGNVGTFLGAVPDNWSVTVGDLVEELPDAVEEQSVDRVVLDMLAPWECVDAAADALVPGGLIVCYVATVTQLSRTAEALRDTGRFTDPMPSETLVRTWHVEGLAVRPDHRMVGHTGFLVTARRLADGTVLPNLKRRAGKAEFSDEDVEAWTPGAVGERATSDKKLRKVARQSAAQARKVAAAEAASGAAPAGAVSSGAVSSGPVSPGAGSSVAVSSGADEDER